One genomic window of Antricoccus suffuscus includes the following:
- a CDS encoding 4-hydroxyphenylacetate 3-hydroxylase N-terminal domain-containing protein has product MLTGDQYKASLSDGRATYFEGERVEDLVSHPILGPAVQNVADGYDWLATQAVDGQSPLSGIPTSPQDLRDKVDLVHKAGMMAHVTYTSLMTLTTAASRLSKSAPQYVDRINAFVEDAQRRDLRVTQCITDAKGDRSLSPSKQDDPDSYVRVVERRSDGVVIRGAKLHITAASFGHELMTIPTKAMRAGEEDYAIAAVIPVNAPGVKIINTTYAPRHDDLRDFPVSGIEHFPEGFVIFDDVFVPTERILLDGEVESASVFAHSLGLWERLGGLSSMADGSDVLVGLAQLIAEANGLDRVGHVKEKISEMIIHATVVRACLEAALTNAETGIFGAVFPNELYTNAGKYTGAANYNLMVRHLHDIAGGAIVTAPSRADLENPEVGDLARKYMSTRGDVDGEYRTRLFHTIRDLTADAYGGWKQVTNVQAGGGLYAQRIVTRKHYDLAAAKGAALRIAGLAESEGPSGGF; this is encoded by the coding sequence ATGCTCACCGGAGACCAATACAAGGCATCGCTCTCTGACGGACGGGCCACCTACTTCGAAGGGGAGAGAGTCGAGGACCTCGTCTCTCATCCGATCCTGGGGCCGGCAGTGCAAAACGTCGCCGACGGCTACGACTGGCTCGCCACCCAAGCGGTCGACGGGCAGAGCCCGCTGAGCGGGATTCCGACGTCGCCTCAGGACCTCCGCGACAAGGTCGACCTCGTGCACAAGGCCGGCATGATGGCGCACGTGACCTACACGTCGCTGATGACCCTGACGACAGCGGCCAGCCGGTTGTCGAAAAGCGCGCCGCAGTACGTCGACAGGATCAACGCCTTCGTCGAGGACGCGCAGCGTCGGGACCTGCGCGTTACGCAGTGCATTACCGACGCCAAAGGTGATCGGTCGCTGTCGCCTAGTAAACAAGACGACCCCGACTCCTACGTCCGCGTCGTGGAACGGCGTTCGGACGGGGTCGTGATCCGCGGTGCCAAACTGCACATCACCGCTGCATCATTTGGGCATGAGCTGATGACCATCCCGACCAAGGCTATGCGAGCCGGAGAGGAAGACTACGCTATCGCCGCAGTCATTCCGGTCAATGCACCTGGTGTCAAGATCATCAATACGACGTACGCACCCAGGCACGACGATCTGCGAGACTTCCCGGTCTCTGGCATTGAGCACTTCCCCGAAGGGTTCGTCATTTTCGATGACGTCTTCGTTCCCACCGAGCGGATCCTGCTGGACGGCGAGGTCGAGAGCGCATCTGTGTTCGCGCATTCGCTCGGGCTGTGGGAACGGCTCGGCGGACTGAGCTCTATGGCGGACGGCTCTGACGTACTGGTTGGCCTCGCACAGTTGATCGCCGAGGCCAATGGACTGGATCGCGTCGGACATGTCAAGGAGAAGATCTCCGAGATGATCATCCATGCGACCGTGGTGCGGGCCTGTCTTGAAGCGGCCCTGACCAACGCGGAGACCGGGATCTTCGGCGCGGTGTTCCCGAATGAGCTTTACACGAACGCCGGGAAATACACCGGTGCGGCGAACTACAACCTGATGGTGCGGCATCTGCACGATATAGCCGGAGGCGCGATCGTGACGGCGCCCTCGCGTGCGGACCTCGAGAACCCGGAAGTGGGCGACTTGGCGCGCAAGTACATGTCCACTCGAGGTGACGTGGACGGCGAATACCGTACGAGGCTGTTTCACACGATCCGCGACCTGACGGCGGATGCTTATGGCGGCTGGAAGCAGGTCACCAACGTGCAGGCCGGCGGTGGCCTATACGCCCAGCGAATCGTCACCCGCAAGCATTACGATCTGGCCGCGGCGAAGGGCGCCGCGTTGCGCATCGCCGGTCTCGCCGAGTCCGAGGGTCCGAGCGGCGGCTTCTAA
- a CDS encoding ABC transporter substrate-binding protein yields MSLAACSTKGGSSGEAKAGAGGVKTDYGVTNDTISLGVLVDESGVFKVTGLAQAEGNQLWANDINKSGGICGRKIKLEVRDDGYSADKALTLYAGMKNDVAGMLQLLGSPIVAALKSQIESDNMLSIPTSWATGNLSSKAILQVGATYAIEMINAMAYVQKQGLIKDNDKLGIIYITGEYGNDGLLGAQHFADEHKQELVKVQIAGTDQDMSAAVTQLKSQGVKAVMVTTTPVQTGSVATQMAAQGMADLPIIGVNPTFAPTMLDTPAKDALSHFYRGHFVAPMSADTPIVKKVTQDFADAKYTDPLQDGVNIGYVSGIAYQAVLEQACKDKDMTRSGIMSAARKVKVDTQGLTAPLDFSKFGQPATRATYVEQVDAALPGGVKIVAPAEASKEAKSMTIPPK; encoded by the coding sequence ATGTCACTCGCAGCGTGCAGCACCAAAGGCGGATCGAGCGGAGAAGCGAAGGCCGGCGCCGGCGGGGTGAAGACGGACTACGGCGTCACTAACGACACGATCAGTCTCGGCGTACTCGTTGACGAGAGCGGGGTATTCAAGGTAACCGGGCTCGCGCAGGCCGAGGGCAACCAGCTGTGGGCGAATGACATCAACAAAAGCGGCGGGATTTGCGGGCGCAAGATCAAGCTCGAGGTTCGTGACGATGGCTACAGCGCAGACAAGGCACTCACGCTGTACGCCGGCATGAAGAACGACGTTGCCGGAATGCTGCAGTTGCTGGGCTCGCCCATCGTGGCCGCGCTCAAATCGCAGATCGAGAGTGACAACATGCTGTCGATACCCACGTCCTGGGCAACCGGCAACCTCTCCAGCAAGGCAATTTTGCAGGTCGGCGCGACCTACGCGATCGAGATGATCAATGCCATGGCCTACGTCCAGAAGCAGGGACTGATCAAGGACAACGACAAGCTCGGCATCATCTACATCACCGGCGAGTACGGCAACGATGGACTGCTCGGAGCCCAGCATTTCGCGGATGAGCATAAGCAGGAACTCGTTAAGGTGCAGATTGCCGGCACCGATCAGGATATGAGCGCCGCGGTCACGCAACTGAAGAGCCAGGGCGTGAAGGCCGTAATGGTCACGACGACTCCGGTCCAGACCGGTTCGGTGGCGACTCAGATGGCTGCACAAGGAATGGCTGACCTGCCGATCATCGGCGTTAATCCGACCTTCGCTCCGACGATGCTCGATACGCCGGCGAAGGACGCACTCTCGCACTTCTACCGCGGTCATTTCGTCGCTCCGATGTCTGCCGACACGCCGATCGTCAAGAAGGTCACGCAGGACTTCGCCGATGCCAAGTACACCGATCCTCTTCAGGACGGTGTGAACATCGGCTATGTCTCTGGCATCGCCTACCAGGCAGTGTTGGAGCAAGCGTGCAAAGACAAGGACATGACGCGCAGCGGCATCATGAGCGCGGCGCGCAAGGTCAAGGTCGACACGCAGGGTCTTACCGCACCGCTTGACTTCTCTAAGTTCGGGCAGCCGGCCACTCGTGCGACGTACGTCGAACAGGTCGATGCGGCGCTTCCCGGTGGCGTCAAGATCGTCGCTCCGGCCGAGGCCTCCAAAGAGGCCAAGAGCATGACAATCCCGCCGAAGTAG
- a CDS encoding glycerol-3-phosphate responsive antiterminator, protein MDSRLVSALAEWPVIASATGIASAARFVESDAPIGMLAGIGVRDLERVCRAVVDRRKIAFVNLDSSPGLGHDAGALEFLLDIGAPGVCSTRAAVVERAGTTPMLTMQKVFVTDRSTLQRSLDGVARSSPDLVQLMPAIVISQMTAADRKAMTPYVAAGFVTDRAACARSLELGAMGVCSSDPELWSVRRRSLDA, encoded by the coding sequence GTGGACTCGCGGCTAGTATCCGCGTTGGCCGAGTGGCCGGTGATCGCTTCTGCGACTGGAATTGCGAGCGCGGCCAGGTTCGTCGAGTCCGACGCTCCGATTGGCATGCTCGCCGGGATAGGCGTTCGTGATCTCGAGCGCGTGTGCCGTGCGGTGGTCGACCGTCGCAAGATCGCATTCGTCAACCTTGACTCGAGCCCCGGCCTCGGTCACGATGCTGGCGCGCTTGAGTTTCTTCTCGATATCGGCGCGCCCGGCGTCTGCTCAACTCGAGCAGCCGTGGTCGAGCGAGCAGGGACCACCCCCATGCTCACCATGCAAAAGGTGTTCGTCACCGATCGATCCACCCTTCAGCGAAGTCTGGACGGGGTCGCGAGGTCGAGTCCCGATCTCGTTCAGTTGATGCCCGCGATTGTCATCTCGCAGATGACCGCGGCCGACCGAAAGGCAATGACTCCGTACGTCGCCGCCGGCTTCGTCACCGATCGTGCCGCCTGTGCGCGGTCGCTTGAGCTTGGGGCTATGGGAGTGTGCTCGTCCGACCCAGAGTTGTGGTCGGTGCGTCGTCGTTCGCTTGATGCCTGA
- a CDS encoding long-chain-fatty-acid--CoA ligase, translating into MTEEIVKGCPSTLGDDVQLNTTTLIRHAARTHSEQQIVYRKPNGDWDRYSYADCYARIKRAANALRGLGAQPGDRIGVLDWNSHRHFELYWAIPGIAAAMLQMNLRLAPEDLSFVVNHSETSYIAVDESLLSVAEAIAPKLKHIRGWVIMSDKPLSQIDTTLSPIHHYEDLLAEAEPEIDWPQIDERSAYSACYTTGTTGAPKGVYYSHRSIYLHAYSQAANLGMSINDCTMLITPMFHGNCWGLPQSAVLMANKIVLPGRFLADEIAPLTDALIAEGVTIANGAPAIFQPMLQHIASLKEKPDLRNARLLSGATEPPLSMMRGFSELTGAQVVHAYGATETSPMVAMNFPKPSLKETLTEDERWDLMRKQGLPLSGVDFKILDAAEKEMPFDGTSVGEICVRGPWISTSYHDLADSAERFTADGYWRSGDVGAIDTNGYLKVTDRIKDVIKSGGEWISSIDMENAIVGHPSVVEAAVVGIPHAKWQERPLALVVTAPGVTLTKDDIYELLDTSFAKWQLPDQVLFVDEIPKTSVGKFDKKHIRADHADDYAGA; encoded by the coding sequence ATGACCGAAGAGATTGTCAAGGGCTGTCCGTCGACGCTGGGCGACGACGTCCAGCTCAACACGACCACCCTGATCCGCCATGCCGCGCGGACACACTCCGAGCAGCAGATCGTCTATCGGAAACCCAATGGGGACTGGGATCGCTACTCCTACGCCGACTGCTACGCGCGAATCAAGCGGGCCGCCAACGCATTGCGTGGCCTAGGCGCGCAACCGGGCGATCGTATCGGCGTACTGGACTGGAACAGCCACCGACACTTCGAGCTCTACTGGGCGATCCCTGGCATCGCAGCGGCAATGCTCCAGATGAACCTGCGGCTCGCCCCCGAAGATCTAAGCTTCGTGGTCAACCACAGCGAGACGTCGTACATCGCCGTCGACGAGTCGCTGCTGTCCGTTGCCGAAGCGATCGCCCCAAAACTCAAGCACATCCGTGGTTGGGTGATCATGTCCGACAAGCCGTTGTCGCAGATCGACACGACACTGTCGCCGATCCATCACTACGAGGACCTCCTGGCCGAAGCCGAACCGGAGATCGACTGGCCGCAGATCGACGAGCGTTCGGCGTACAGCGCGTGTTATACGACCGGCACCACCGGTGCTCCCAAGGGCGTGTACTACTCGCATCGATCGATCTATCTGCACGCCTATTCCCAGGCGGCAAATCTCGGCATGTCGATCAACGACTGCACCATGCTCATCACCCCGATGTTCCATGGAAACTGCTGGGGACTTCCGCAGTCGGCCGTTCTGATGGCCAACAAAATCGTCCTTCCCGGACGGTTTTTGGCCGACGAGATCGCGCCGTTGACCGATGCCCTGATCGCCGAAGGTGTGACGATCGCGAACGGCGCCCCCGCGATCTTCCAGCCGATGCTGCAGCATATTGCTTCTCTCAAGGAGAAGCCGGACCTGCGCAACGCGCGGCTGCTCTCCGGGGCCACCGAACCACCACTGTCGATGATGCGTGGGTTCAGCGAACTGACCGGCGCGCAGGTCGTCCACGCGTACGGTGCCACGGAGACGTCGCCGATGGTCGCGATGAACTTCCCCAAACCCTCACTCAAAGAGACCCTCACCGAGGACGAGCGCTGGGACCTCATGCGTAAGCAAGGGCTCCCCTTGTCCGGTGTCGACTTCAAGATCCTTGATGCGGCGGAAAAGGAGATGCCCTTCGACGGAACGTCGGTGGGCGAGATCTGCGTGCGCGGCCCATGGATCAGCACCAGCTATCACGATCTTGCCGACTCTGCCGAGCGATTCACTGCGGACGGCTACTGGCGCAGCGGCGACGTAGGCGCGATCGACACCAACGGCTACCTCAAGGTGACCGACCGGATTAAAGACGTGATCAAGAGCGGCGGTGAATGGATCTCCTCGATCGACATGGAAAACGCGATCGTCGGGCACCCATCCGTCGTGGAAGCCGCCGTCGTGGGGATACCGCACGCGAAATGGCAGGAACGCCCGCTCGCACTGGTGGTCACCGCGCCCGGAGTAACACTCACTAAAGATGACATCTACGAACTGCTCGATACGTCGTTCGCCAAATGGCAGCTGCCGGACCAGGTGTTGTTCGTCGATGAGATCCCCAAAACGAGCGTCGGCAAGTTCGACAAGAAGCACATCCGCGCCGACCACGCCGACGACTACGCCGGCGCTTAG
- a CDS encoding enoyl-CoA hydratase/isomerase family protein, translated as MPSVQLSKPAEGITQITLNRPDNLNTMNAELVGELGDALTEINADRDCRVVILTGAGRGFCAGLDLKGYGDDPELRAGNPVMTGLDRQREIAALALQLHQLRQPVIAAVNGPAAGGGLALVCASDIRIAADPAIFAVSFIRAGFSACDIGVSWLLPRIVGAGHAHELMLTGRRFDSAEALRIGLVTEVVGPDLLLETAIEKAKEIMLNPPFSVELTKQGMWLAVENPSFAAAVELENRQQILTSMTQDAKEASAAFLEKRAPTYHRK; from the coding sequence ATGCCGTCAGTACAGCTCAGCAAGCCCGCCGAGGGAATAACTCAGATCACGCTCAACCGGCCGGACAATCTCAACACGATGAACGCCGAGCTCGTCGGTGAGCTTGGCGACGCGCTCACCGAAATCAACGCCGACCGCGACTGCCGCGTGGTAATCCTCACCGGCGCAGGTCGCGGGTTCTGCGCCGGGCTAGACCTCAAGGGGTACGGCGACGATCCGGAGCTGCGCGCCGGCAACCCGGTGATGACGGGCCTCGACCGGCAACGCGAAATCGCGGCGTTAGCTCTGCAGTTGCATCAACTACGTCAGCCGGTCATCGCCGCCGTCAACGGTCCGGCAGCCGGCGGCGGGCTCGCGCTCGTCTGCGCTAGCGACATCCGGATCGCCGCGGACCCGGCGATCTTCGCCGTATCCTTCATCCGCGCCGGCTTCTCGGCCTGCGATATCGGCGTCTCATGGCTGCTCCCCCGGATCGTCGGTGCGGGTCACGCGCACGAGCTAATGCTCACCGGCCGACGTTTTGACTCCGCTGAAGCCCTGCGCATCGGCTTGGTGACCGAGGTCGTGGGCCCGGACCTGCTCCTGGAGACCGCGATCGAGAAGGCAAAGGAAATCATGCTCAACCCGCCGTTCTCGGTCGAGCTCACGAAACAAGGCATGTGGCTGGCGGTGGAGAACCCCTCCTTCGCCGCGGCCGTGGAGTTGGAGAACAGGCAACAGATCCTCACCTCAATGACTCAAGACGCCAAGGAAGCCTCGGCCGCGTTCCTGGAGAAGCGGGCTCCGACGTACCACCGCAAGTGA
- a CDS encoding glycerol-3-phosphate dehydrogenase/oxidase, with product MLRLPGRRARSEQDNSIRSTPLLMDRASALTAMAQTRYDVLVIGGGVTGAYAALDAASRGLRVALVEKDDFASGTSSKSSKMVHGGLRYIEQGNVNLVRHSLLERQRFRKNAPHLVQRLPFMFPVLSQDGVFDSRLAKGFESLLWTYDLIGGWRIGRLHQRLSVNEVLSRAPLLRAEHLTGGFIYYDSRTDDARLNLTIVRTAAHFGATVANGARAVELIHEQGRIRGAAVEADGKRFDVRAEVVVNATGVWADQVDRLADPVHDNRVRPAKGVHIVVPWSRLRIDCTITVPVPGRSRRATCTRWGDVVIIGLTDTDYEGSLEDVHCTREEMQFLLDGANSAFTADLTPDDVVGSIGGLRPLVGKKEGATLDMSRDHNITVDGARMVTVTGGKLTTSRHMGELVTDTVLTILGRKAKCRTVSLPLLGGAGYDAEATSATGGLAAHLGERYGNESRFVSAIIAEDPALGDPIVAGTAYTKAEVVYAARCEMARSIDDVLSRRTRLRLFARDLSVEAAPVVGALIQKELGLSDSAIAQQIADYRDSVNHEKSILLEDAR from the coding sequence ATGCTGAGATTGCCCGGACGCCGGGCGCGTTCGGAACAGGACAACTCGATCCGGTCCACGCCATTGCTGATGGACCGCGCGTCGGCTCTAACCGCGATGGCGCAGACTAGATACGACGTGCTTGTGATCGGGGGCGGGGTTACCGGAGCGTATGCCGCACTCGATGCGGCATCGCGTGGCCTGCGGGTCGCGCTGGTGGAGAAGGATGACTTCGCCTCCGGTACGTCGTCCAAGTCCTCGAAAATGGTGCACGGCGGTCTGCGATACATCGAGCAGGGCAACGTCAACCTTGTGCGGCATTCGCTACTGGAACGGCAACGATTCCGGAAGAATGCACCGCATTTGGTGCAGCGACTACCGTTTATGTTTCCGGTTCTGTCGCAAGATGGCGTGTTCGATTCCCGCCTTGCTAAGGGATTCGAGAGTCTCCTGTGGACATATGACCTCATCGGTGGATGGCGGATCGGACGGCTCCATCAACGCCTGAGCGTCAACGAAGTGCTATCCCGCGCGCCCTTGCTGCGCGCGGAGCATCTCACCGGCGGGTTCATCTACTACGACAGTCGTACCGACGACGCGCGGCTGAATCTCACGATTGTGCGGACGGCGGCTCACTTCGGTGCGACCGTTGCTAACGGTGCCCGCGCGGTTGAGCTAATCCACGAACAGGGACGTATTCGCGGTGCGGCCGTCGAGGCGGACGGCAAGCGGTTTGATGTCCGGGCAGAGGTCGTGGTCAACGCGACCGGCGTATGGGCCGACCAGGTGGATCGGCTCGCCGATCCGGTACACGACAACCGCGTTCGTCCGGCCAAGGGCGTGCACATCGTCGTACCGTGGTCGAGGCTGCGGATCGACTGCACCATAACGGTTCCCGTCCCTGGTCGGTCCCGTCGCGCGACCTGCACTCGCTGGGGCGACGTAGTGATCATTGGATTGACCGACACCGATTACGAAGGCTCCCTCGAGGACGTGCACTGCACCCGGGAGGAGATGCAGTTCCTTCTCGACGGCGCCAATTCGGCGTTCACCGCGGACCTCACTCCGGACGATGTCGTCGGCAGCATTGGCGGCCTGCGCCCACTCGTGGGCAAGAAAGAGGGCGCGACTCTCGACATGAGCCGGGACCACAACATCACGGTCGATGGCGCCCGGATGGTGACGGTGACCGGTGGGAAGTTGACGACCAGTCGGCACATGGGAGAGTTGGTGACCGATACGGTCCTGACGATTCTGGGCCGGAAGGCCAAGTGCCGCACCGTTTCTTTGCCGTTGCTCGGCGGCGCCGGTTACGACGCCGAAGCCACCTCGGCGACCGGTGGGCTTGCCGCGCACCTAGGCGAGCGCTACGGCAACGAATCGCGGTTTGTCAGCGCGATCATCGCCGAAGACCCTGCGTTGGGCGATCCGATTGTCGCGGGGACGGCCTACACCAAAGCGGAAGTCGTGTACGCCGCACGATGCGAGATGGCGCGATCGATCGACGACGTGCTCTCGCGTCGTACCCGGTTGCGGCTGTTCGCGCGTGACCTTTCAGTCGAGGCTGCCCCAGTGGTTGGTGCGCTCATCCAGAAGGAACTAGGCCTCTCCGACTCTGCTATTGCACAACAGATCGCGGACTACCGCGACTCCGTCAACCACGAAAAGTCGATCCTGCTGGAGGATGCACGATGA
- a CDS encoding FGGY family carbohydrate kinase, with amino-acid sequence MTNVHVRGLLSIDEGTTGTRSAIVLEDGRTGEIFYRAVSISSPRARWVEHDAAQIWADTLATAKDAIAWARAHDVDVVGVSICTQRATLVIWDKVTGVPLAPAISWQDLRYSEDLTEYAADWDDYLVQRTGRPVGARSAFLWLSRVIRDQPEVREAYRSGRLMFGTIDSWLIWNLTSGATHAISATNAVGLGGYALRLGDWDDKWIAAQGCPRELVPPILDDDALFGTTDSRVLGAALPIVASMGDQHSALIALGAIEPGEASCVHGTGTFAAAILGPEPDTVPRSVDNVLTLVGWRSRGASIFSLEAHATTTGAALRWLCEELQLFSSAAQISELAAEEPMGSGAWFVPALAGIRTPTARPEATGALTGLSLSTTRAQIARAVMDGIAHTVCDLFDGLQTVLPVPVSVARIGGGLATSNVLMQAQSDLLGVPLERVSDYPTASLRGAAYLGGVRLGMWAAPEDVVRAQESGDWFEPVLPTSGRDELRAHWASVIDRHTAVVRQSASGAGSTNLKGEG; translated from the coding sequence ATGACTAACGTGCACGTCCGCGGTCTGCTCAGCATCGATGAGGGCACTACGGGAACTAGATCGGCCATAGTCCTCGAGGACGGCCGGACGGGCGAGATCTTCTACCGGGCCGTTTCCATCAGTTCTCCCCGCGCTCGTTGGGTTGAGCATGACGCGGCGCAGATCTGGGCCGACACTCTGGCCACAGCGAAAGACGCGATTGCGTGGGCGCGCGCGCACGACGTCGACGTCGTTGGTGTCTCGATCTGCACGCAACGCGCGACCTTGGTCATTTGGGACAAGGTCACCGGCGTGCCGCTGGCACCCGCTATTTCGTGGCAGGACCTGCGCTACAGCGAAGACCTCACGGAGTACGCCGCGGACTGGGACGATTATCTTGTGCAGCGCACTGGCCGTCCCGTTGGCGCTCGATCGGCATTTCTATGGCTGTCTCGAGTGATTCGCGACCAGCCCGAGGTCCGTGAGGCATATCGGTCCGGGAGGTTGATGTTCGGCACGATTGACAGCTGGCTCATCTGGAACCTCACGTCCGGTGCGACCCACGCGATCTCCGCGACAAACGCGGTCGGGCTCGGCGGGTATGCGCTGCGGTTGGGCGATTGGGATGACAAGTGGATAGCGGCACAGGGGTGCCCACGGGAATTGGTGCCGCCGATACTCGACGATGATGCGCTGTTCGGTACGACCGACTCCCGAGTCCTCGGCGCCGCGTTGCCGATCGTCGCCTCCATGGGCGACCAGCATTCGGCGCTGATCGCACTCGGCGCAATCGAGCCTGGCGAGGCCAGCTGCGTGCATGGAACGGGCACGTTTGCCGCTGCCATACTCGGCCCCGAACCGGACACTGTGCCGCGCTCGGTAGACAACGTACTCACGTTGGTGGGATGGCGATCGCGGGGCGCGAGCATCTTCAGTCTTGAAGCCCACGCGACCACGACCGGCGCCGCACTGCGGTGGCTTTGCGAGGAACTGCAGCTGTTTTCCTCCGCCGCGCAGATCAGCGAACTCGCGGCCGAGGAGCCGATGGGCTCGGGTGCATGGTTTGTCCCCGCGCTGGCGGGGATTCGTACGCCGACCGCGCGGCCCGAGGCAACCGGCGCGCTCACCGGCTTGAGTCTGTCCACGACCCGCGCGCAGATCGCTCGCGCCGTCATGGACGGTATCGCGCACACGGTCTGCGACCTTTTCGACGGCTTGCAGACGGTGCTCCCCGTGCCCGTCAGCGTCGCTCGGATCGGTGGGGGGCTGGCGACCAGCAATGTGCTGATGCAGGCGCAGTCGGACTTGCTGGGCGTACCACTTGAGCGCGTCAGCGACTACCCGACCGCCAGCTTGCGTGGTGCGGCTTACCTGGGTGGTGTGCGACTTGGGATGTGGGCGGCGCCCGAGGATGTTGTTCGTGCCCAAGAATCGGGTGACTGGTTCGAGCCGGTGCTACCGACGAGTGGGCGTGACGAATTACGTGCTCATTGGGCCTCGGTGATCGACAGACATACCGCGGTAGTTCGCCAGTCCGCATCGGGTGCTGGTTCCACGAACCTAAAAGGAGAGGGATAG
- a CDS encoding FAD-binding oxidoreductase, whose amino-acid sequence MISRQTITFPFNHGNYISGAPNPPRYAASTPPGTGTASLQRSVVAVPAAVLEHLRSVAAVVHTDHDEVVLRTRDWWAGSMIGETDGRPATPDAVIVEAADADQVAAIVKICYDNAIPVTVSAGRSNVTGAALPIFGGVVLDVCRLDKIIGFDEQSMTVNVQAGMFGDLFEKELQETYGATTGHWPSAFAISTVGGWAACRGAGQLSTRYGKIEDMVVGLDVVLPDGTMASYGEYPRAAVGPDLRQLFIGSEGTLGIITGLRIRTHKLPDYAKASAYGFETFDEGLDACRAIMQRGATPAVLRLYDKHESGAHFGHPETNLLLIADEGDPILVDAMLTVSDEECAATGVKLDGQKVFEMWLDDRMVTGKSGQGYKPGPGFVADTCEIAAPWSKLSKIYDDVVAAIESVPGTLKASAHQSHAYTDGACVYFTLRGDVAREDRFSWYRAAWHAANGALIKNGAALSHHHGCGLLRGPYLQESLGAGFGSFVAVKNAIDPKGIMNPGKLGLPSPFGAGPLD is encoded by the coding sequence ATGATCAGTCGTCAGACGATAACCTTCCCGTTCAATCACGGTAACTACATCAGCGGCGCGCCGAACCCACCGAGGTACGCCGCGTCGACGCCACCGGGAACCGGAACGGCATCGTTGCAGCGCTCGGTAGTCGCCGTGCCGGCAGCGGTCCTGGAGCACCTACGGTCCGTCGCCGCCGTCGTGCACACCGATCATGACGAGGTCGTGCTGCGTACGCGTGACTGGTGGGCAGGATCGATGATCGGCGAGACAGACGGTCGTCCGGCTACTCCAGACGCCGTCATCGTCGAGGCTGCGGACGCTGATCAGGTCGCGGCAATCGTGAAGATTTGCTACGACAACGCGATTCCCGTGACGGTGTCTGCCGGACGTAGCAACGTGACGGGCGCGGCGTTACCCATATTCGGCGGCGTCGTCCTTGATGTGTGTCGACTGGACAAGATAATCGGGTTCGACGAGCAGTCGATGACGGTAAACGTACAAGCGGGAATGTTCGGCGACCTGTTCGAGAAGGAGCTTCAGGAGACCTACGGCGCGACTACCGGACATTGGCCCTCGGCGTTTGCAATCTCCACCGTGGGTGGATGGGCGGCGTGCCGTGGTGCGGGTCAACTTTCAACCCGCTACGGGAAAATCGAGGACATGGTCGTCGGTCTCGACGTCGTCCTACCGGATGGCACGATGGCCAGTTACGGCGAATACCCACGTGCCGCGGTCGGGCCGGATCTACGCCAGCTGTTCATCGGGTCCGAGGGCACTCTGGGCATCATCACCGGCCTGCGGATCCGCACCCACAAGTTGCCCGACTATGCGAAGGCTTCTGCGTACGGGTTCGAGACGTTCGACGAGGGCCTCGATGCCTGCCGCGCGATCATGCAGCGGGGCGCAACACCTGCGGTGCTGCGGCTCTACGACAAGCACGAGAGCGGTGCGCACTTCGGCCACCCTGAGACGAACTTGTTGCTGATCGCAGACGAGGGAGATCCGATCTTGGTGGACGCGATGCTCACGGTGAGCGATGAGGAGTGCGCGGCGACCGGCGTCAAACTCGACGGTCAAAAGGTGTTCGAGATGTGGCTCGATGACCGGATGGTGACCGGGAAGTCCGGTCAAGGTTACAAACCCGGCCCCGGATTTGTCGCCGACACATGTGAAATCGCCGCGCCCTGGTCGAAGTTGTCGAAAATCTACGACGATGTGGTCGCCGCAATCGAGAGCGTTCCAGGCACGCTCAAGGCCTCGGCGCACCAGTCACACGCATACACGGACGGCGCCTGCGTCTACTTCACGTTACGTGGCGACGTTGCTCGCGAGGACCGATTCTCGTGGTACCGCGCTGCCTGGCATGCCGCGAATGGGGCCCTCATCAAGAACGGCGCCGCGCTTAGCCACCATCATGGATGTGGGCTTTTGCGCGGTCCGTACCTACAAGAGTCGCTCGGCGCGGGTTTCGGCTCCTTTGTCGCGGTGAAGAATGCGATCGATCCGAAGGGCATCATGAATCCCGGCAAGCTCGGACTGCCGAGTCCTTTTGGAGCCGGGCCGCTCGACTGA